The Afifella aestuarii genomic interval CCCGTCTCTAAAGCTGTCTCCACCTGGATGGAGAAAGCGCACACGAAACCCCAGATCGTCATCTCCGAGACGCCGCGGTTTGCCGATCCCGCAGGAACGGCGAGCCACGTCGTCACTGCCGATGTGGCGCTCATCTGCGCGGGGCTCGATGCTCCCGCCGGGCCGCCGGAATGGCGCGCTGAAATCGTTGCCCTCGACGGCGAGGCCGTGCGCGCGGCGGATGCCGTTTGCGACGGCGACCGCGTCTTTGAAGGTGCTCTGATGCGCCGGCTCGTGCGCGCTGTGCCGCCGTCGACCGCGATCTTCCTCGGCAATTCGCTCGCCGTGCGGGCCGCGGACTGGCTTGCCGGCCGCAGCTCATCGAAGCTGCGGGTTTACGGCAATCGCGGCGTCAGCGGCATCGACGGCAATCTCTCGACGGCCTTCGGCATTTCCGCCATCTCCGAGAACTGCGTTGCGGTCGTCGGCGATCTCGCCTTCCTGCACGATCTCGGTGCGCTCGCGCTCGGGCGCGACCTGCCGCTCGCGATCCTGCTTCTCGACAATGGTGGCGGCGGTATCTTCGACCATCTTGCGCAGGCGGATCTGCCGGAATTCGAGACCGGCTGGCTGACGCCGCAATCGCTCGATCATGTGGCGGCCGCGCGCGCTTTCGGCCTTGCCGCTCAGGATGTCGATGGCCTCGACGAGGCGATGGCGGCCGTCAATGCGGCGCTCGACCGGCCCGGAACGACGGTGATCCGCGCCACCATCGTGCGCGAGAAGAGCCTCGCCCGTTTCAAGACTTTCTTCGCCGCCGCTGCGGCGCCCGTGACCTAAGGACAAACGCGATGAGTGACGCAAAGATCGCCTGGCAGACGGTGCCGGGGCAGGATTTCACCGACATCCTTTTCGACAAGGCCGACGGGATCGCCAAGATCACCATCAACCGTCCGCATGTGCGCAACGCCTTTCGGCCGGAGACGCTGGAAGAGATCATGACGGCGCTGCATCTTGCGCGTCTCGATCAGGAAGTCGGCGTCATCATCCTGTGCGGCGCCGGGCCGGACGCCTTCTGCGCCGGCGGCGACCAGAAAATCCGCGGCGACGATGGCGGCTACAAGGACCAGGCGGGCGTCCACCATCTGAACGCTCTCGACCTGCAGCGCATGATCCGCACCTTGCCGAAGCCCGTGGTTGCCATGGTGGCGGGCTATGCGATCGGCGGCGGCAATGTCCTGCAGCTCGTCTGCGACCTGACGATCGCCGCCGACAATGCCCGCTTCGGCCAGACCGGCCCGCGCGTCGGCTCCTTCGATGCGGGTCTCGGCGCAGGGCTGATGGCACGCACGGTGGGGCTGAAGAAGGCCAAGGAGATCTGGTTCCTCTGCCGCCAATACGATGCGCAACAGGCGCTCGACATGGGCATGGTCAACACCGTCGTGCCGCTCGACCGGCTGGAGGAGGAGACCGTCTCCTGGTGCCGCGAGATGCTGCGCCTGTCGCCGACGGCCCTTCGCGTCCTGAAGGCCGGCTTCAACGCCGACACCGACGGGCTGTCGGGCGTGCAGGAGCTTGCCGGC includes:
- the menB gene encoding 1,4-dihydroxy-2-naphthoyl-CoA synthase, with the protein product MSDAKIAWQTVPGQDFTDILFDKADGIAKITINRPHVRNAFRPETLEEIMTALHLARLDQEVGVIILCGAGPDAFCAGGDQKIRGDDGGYKDQAGVHHLNALDLQRMIRTLPKPVVAMVAGYAIGGGNVLQLVCDLTIAADNARFGQTGPRVGSFDAGLGAGLMARTVGLKKAKEIWFLCRQYDAQQALDMGMVNTVVPLDRLEEETVSWCREMLRLSPTALRVLKAGFNADTDGLSGVQELAGNATALFYMTDEGQEGRNAFNEKRAPDFSRFPPRP